A single window of Synechococcus sp. CBW1004 DNA harbors:
- a CDS encoding (Fe-S)-binding protein — protein sequence MSAPSTAAIPLQAADPCVHCGFCLPTCASYRVLATEMDSPRGRIHTLKAIEAGELQLDATIASHFDSCLGCFACVTACPSGVRYDELIEATRPKLNAPELRSPAQRAFRRLLFALLPYPQRLRALLTPLRAYAGGPLQELARRSGLTRLFGPQIEAMERLLPPLAPEAFADPWPVVVPAQGERRHRVGLVLGCVQRLFDPAVNAAAIELLSANGIEVVIPPSQGCCGAVTHHQGELEQTRQLAADLMASFEAVVGPGKAAGAEPLEAVLVAASGCGHTLKAYGHLLEQRITARSASADQGSAMEAQGAIAATADRFAASVADIQEYLARVGLSEAFRASLQPLRHADGEPATAERPLVLAYHDACHMLHGQGISRQPRELLRRIPHVRLVEAMEAGVCCGSAGIYNLVQPEEAAELGRLKAADLTNTGAAIAVSANIGCSLQIRRHLEESATPLPVMHPVQLLVRSARGG from the coding sequence ATGAGCGCTCCTTCCACCGCCGCCATCCCCCTGCAGGCCGCGGATCCCTGCGTGCACTGCGGCTTCTGCCTGCCGACCTGCGCCAGCTACCGGGTGCTCGCCACGGAGATGGATTCGCCGCGCGGCCGCATCCACACGCTCAAGGCGATCGAGGCAGGCGAACTGCAGCTCGATGCCACCATCGCCAGCCATTTCGACAGCTGCCTGGGCTGCTTCGCCTGCGTCACCGCCTGCCCCTCCGGCGTGCGCTACGACGAGCTGATCGAGGCCACCCGCCCGAAGCTCAACGCTCCGGAGCTGCGATCGCCCGCCCAGCGGGCCTTCCGCCGCCTGCTCTTCGCCCTGCTGCCCTATCCGCAGCGCCTGAGAGCACTGCTGACGCCGTTACGCGCCTACGCCGGCGGCCCCCTGCAGGAGCTGGCACGCCGCAGCGGTCTCACCCGCCTGTTCGGCCCCCAGATCGAGGCGATGGAGCGGCTGCTGCCGCCGCTGGCGCCGGAGGCCTTCGCCGATCCCTGGCCGGTGGTGGTGCCGGCCCAGGGGGAGCGGCGGCATCGGGTGGGCCTGGTGCTGGGCTGCGTGCAGCGCCTGTTCGATCCGGCCGTGAATGCCGCCGCGATCGAGCTGCTCAGCGCCAACGGCATCGAGGTGGTGATCCCTCCGAGCCAGGGCTGCTGCGGGGCCGTCACCCATCACCAGGGCGAGCTGGAGCAGACGCGGCAGCTGGCGGCCGACCTGATGGCGAGCTTCGAGGCGGTGGTGGGCCCCGGCAAAGCGGCGGGCGCCGAACCGCTTGAGGCGGTGCTGGTGGCGGCCTCCGGCTGCGGCCACACCCTCAAGGCCTATGGGCACCTGCTGGAGCAGAGGATCACGGCGCGTTCCGCATCAGCCGACCAGGGCAGCGCCATGGAAGCGCAAGGAGCGATCGCCGCAACCGCAGACCGCTTCGCCGCCAGTGTCGCCGACATCCAGGAGTACCTGGCGCGCGTGGGCCTGTCGGAGGCGTTCCGGGCCTCGCTGCAACCGCTGCGCCACGCCGATGGCGAGCCGGCCACGGCCGAGCGCCCGCTGGTGCTCGCTTATCACGACGCCTGCCACATGCTGCACGGCCAGGGCATCAGCCGCCAGCCACGCGAGCTGCTGCGGCGGATCCCGCACGTGCGCCTGGTGGAGGCGATGGAGGCGGGGGTGTGCTGCGGCAGCGCCGGCATCTACAACCTGGTGCAGCCCGAGGAGGCGGCGGAGCTGGGGCGCCTCAAGGCCGCCGACCTGACGAACACCGGCGCCGCCATCGCCGTCAGCGCCAACATCGGCTGCAGCCTGCAGATCCGCCGGCACCTGGAGGAGAGCGCCACGCCCCTGCCGGTGATGCATCCGGTGCAGCTGCTGGTGCGCAGTGCCCGGGGGGGCTAG
- a CDS encoding ATP-grasp fold amidoligase family protein, with amino-acid sequence MFSERVVARIIRDRDPQLRVYCDKLQCKAWIDSQLGPGFQPLTLAVVEDAEALRGLDLPSRWILKASHGSGWTRRIGPDDQPLQAELIAQANDWLQRDYTEVNREWAYGDLQRRLIAEEWLLDNGATAPEISVFCFAGRTPLIRLHLARSITPTADPASWPLECFLDGQARLLPIERPRRHHDPSLQARCWDALPRFLELARTLTGQQEFLRIDGYLCADGLRLGEITPYPYAGLGFDLDPCWDAWLGSFWD; translated from the coding sequence TTGTTCTCGGAACGGGTGGTGGCGCGGATCATCCGCGACCGCGATCCCCAGCTGCGGGTCTATTGCGACAAGCTGCAATGCAAGGCCTGGATCGACAGTCAGCTCGGTCCGGGCTTCCAGCCGCTCACCTTGGCGGTTGTCGAGGACGCCGAGGCGCTGAGGGGGCTGGACCTGCCCTCCCGCTGGATCCTCAAGGCCAGCCATGGCTCGGGCTGGACCCGTCGGATCGGACCTGACGACCAGCCCCTGCAGGCTGAGCTGATCGCCCAGGCCAATGACTGGCTGCAGCGGGACTACACCGAGGTGAATCGGGAATGGGCCTATGGGGACCTGCAACGGCGCCTGATCGCCGAGGAGTGGCTCCTTGACAACGGCGCGACCGCCCCTGAGATCAGCGTTTTCTGCTTCGCGGGCCGGACGCCGCTGATTCGCCTGCACCTCGCACGCTCCATCACGCCGACGGCCGACCCGGCCAGTTGGCCCCTTGAATGCTTCCTGGACGGCCAGGCACGCCTGCTGCCGATCGAACGCCCCCGCCGCCACCACGACCCATCACTCCAGGCCCGCTGCTGGGATGCGTTGCCCCGCTTCCTGGAACTGGCCCGCACCCTGACGGGGCAGCAGGAATTCCTGCGCATCGATGGCTACCTCTGCGCTGACGGCCTGCGGCTGGGCGAGATCACGCCCTATCCCTATGCCGGGCTCGGCTTTGACCTGGACCCCTGCTGGGATGCCTGGCTGGGCAGCTTCTGGGATTGA
- a CDS encoding NADP-dependent isocitrate dehydrogenase produces the protein MATYEKLTPPNAGTAIRFENGQPVVPNDPIIPFIRGDGTGVDIWPATQRVLDAAVAKAYGGERRIEWFKVYAGDEACDLYGTYQYLPEDTLTAIKEYGVAIKGPLTTPIGGGIRSLNVALRQIFDLYCCVRPCRYYEGTPSPHKRPQDLDVIVYRENTEDIYMGIEWEASDPVCLELIQHLNEVVIPANGKLGKRRIPAGAGIGIKPVSKHGSQRHIRKAIQHALRLEGDKRHVTLVHKGNIMKFTEGAFRDWGYELATTEFRDVCVTERESWILDNLDQNPGLSIEANARLIEPGYDSLTPEKKAGICGEVQGVLDAIGSSHGNDQWKQMVMVDDRIADSIFQQIQTRPADYSILATLNLNGDYISDAAAAVVGGLGMAPGANIGDNAAIFEATHGTAPKHAGLDRINPGSVILSGVMMLEYMGWQEAADLITAGLSAAIANKEVTYDLARLMEPRVEPVSCSGFAEAVVRHFGG, from the coding sequence ATGGCCACCTACGAGAAGCTCACGCCCCCGAACGCAGGCACGGCGATCCGCTTCGAGAACGGCCAGCCGGTTGTGCCGAACGACCCGATCATCCCGTTCATCCGCGGTGATGGCACCGGCGTCGACATCTGGCCGGCCACCCAGCGCGTCCTGGACGCGGCGGTGGCCAAGGCCTACGGCGGCGAACGGCGCATCGAATGGTTCAAGGTCTACGCGGGCGATGAGGCCTGCGACCTGTACGGCACCTATCAGTACCTGCCGGAGGACACCCTCACCGCGATCAAGGAGTACGGCGTCGCCATCAAGGGCCCCCTCACCACGCCGATCGGCGGCGGCATCCGTTCCCTGAACGTGGCGCTGCGCCAGATCTTCGATCTGTACTGCTGCGTGCGTCCCTGCCGCTATTACGAGGGCACCCCCAGCCCCCACAAGCGGCCCCAGGACCTCGACGTGATCGTCTACCGCGAGAACACCGAGGACATCTACATGGGGATCGAGTGGGAGGCCAGCGATCCGGTGTGCCTCGAACTGATCCAGCACCTCAACGAGGTGGTGATCCCCGCCAACGGCAAGCTGGGCAAGCGCCGGATCCCGGCCGGCGCAGGCATCGGCATCAAACCGGTGAGCAAGCACGGCAGCCAGCGCCACATCCGCAAGGCGATCCAGCACGCCCTGCGCCTCGAGGGCGACAAGCGCCACGTGACGCTGGTGCACAAGGGCAACATCATGAAGTTCACCGAGGGCGCCTTCCGCGACTGGGGCTACGAGCTGGCCACCACGGAATTCCGCGACGTCTGCGTCACCGAGCGCGAGAGCTGGATTCTCGACAACCTCGATCAGAACCCAGGCCTGAGCATCGAGGCCAATGCCCGCCTGATCGAGCCCGGCTACGACAGCCTCACCCCCGAGAAGAAGGCGGGGATCTGCGGCGAAGTGCAGGGGGTGCTCGACGCCATCGGCAGCAGCCACGGCAACGACCAGTGGAAGCAGATGGTGATGGTCGATGACCGCATCGCCGACAGCATCTTCCAGCAGATCCAGACGCGCCCGGCCGACTATTCGATCCTCGCCACCCTCAACCTCAACGGCGACTACATCTCCGATGCCGCGGCCGCCGTGGTGGGCGGCCTGGGCATGGCCCCCGGCGCCAACATCGGCGACAACGCGGCGATCTTCGAGGCGACCCACGGCACCGCCCCCAAGCACGCCGGCCTCGATCGCATCAACCCCGGCTCGGTGATCCTCTCGGGCGTGATGATGCTCGAATACATGGGCTGGCAGGAGGCGGCCGACCTGATCACCGCCGGCCTCAGCGCCGCGATCGCCAACAAGGAGGTCACCTATGACCTGGCCCGCCTGATGGAACCCCGCGTCGAGCCGGTGAGCTGCAGCGGCTTCGCCGAGGCGGTGGTGCGGCACTTCGGGGGCTGA
- a CDS encoding heme oxygenase (biliverdin-producing) → MPVALASQLREGTKKAHTMAENTGFVSCFLKGVVDKASYRTLVADLWFVYSAMEEEIGRLADHPVVGPIGFPELNRRESLEQDLAFYFGSGWRQQIQATPGAQEYVARIRRVAQESPELLVGHHYTRYIGDLSGGQILKNIAQKAMHLGEHDGLRFYEFDSIPDEKGFKTNYRAVLDNLPIDQAMADRIVEEANQAFHCNMKMFQELEGNLIAAIGKVLFGFLTRRQRTGSTETVAA, encoded by the coding sequence ATGCCTGTCGCCCTGGCTTCCCAGCTGCGTGAGGGAACCAAGAAAGCCCACACCATGGCCGAGAACACCGGCTTCGTGAGCTGCTTCCTCAAGGGGGTGGTCGACAAGGCCAGCTATCGCACCCTGGTGGCGGATCTGTGGTTCGTCTACAGCGCCATGGAGGAGGAGATCGGACGCCTGGCGGATCACCCGGTGGTCGGGCCGATCGGCTTCCCTGAACTCAACCGACGCGAGAGCCTGGAGCAGGATCTCGCCTTCTATTTCGGATCCGGCTGGCGCCAGCAGATCCAGGCCACCCCGGGAGCCCAGGAGTATGTGGCTCGCATCCGCCGGGTGGCCCAGGAATCACCCGAGCTGCTGGTGGGCCACCACTACACCCGCTACATCGGAGATCTCTCGGGCGGTCAGATCCTCAAGAACATCGCCCAGAAGGCGATGCATCTCGGCGAGCACGACGGCCTGCGCTTCTACGAATTCGACAGCATCCCCGACGAGAAGGGTTTCAAGACCAACTACCGCGCCGTCCTCGACAATCTGCCGATCGATCAGGCGATGGCCGATCGCATTGTCGAAGAAGCCAATCAGGCCTTCCACTGCAACATGAAGATGTTCCAGGAGCTGGAGGGCAACCTGATCGCGGCCATCGGCAAGGTGCTGTTCGGCTTCCTCACCCGCCGCCAGCGGACCGGCAGCACCGAGACCGTCGCCGCCTGA
- a CDS encoding glycosyltransferase yields the protein MSAPSSRLVRFLVPGTTAKFRCGGLLVELQTARLVSRLAPVEVVTYRQRQSDHPFLADLLKAEPPAAPGSAAAAGQPLWIVSWGFDVPALLRQLRGRPVAYHAHSSGYGFSLPPGVPVLAVSRNTLGYWGDRAPRNPLALVPNALDPIWIERGARDLPPPPQGERRPIDVLVQRRKSSRYVLEQLVPALRRRGLRVEVQSGWVEDLVGLFNSATVVLYDSADYWRSQGVSEGFGLPPLEALACGCVLFSSFNHALADTLDPGLLGHQIGCGSLAADLERISAAVADPGRWRPAPERLQRQLEGCSEAALLERWRLALALVEAHWQRLLTSGAVPLRSSSTLRLRLERLLGRMRERLGTTLEARLTGRPRL from the coding sequence ATGAGTGCCCCGTCGTCCCGTCTGGTGCGGTTTCTGGTGCCAGGCACCACGGCGAAGTTTCGCTGCGGGGGCCTGCTGGTTGAGCTGCAGACGGCCCGACTGGTGAGCCGACTGGCTCCCGTTGAGGTGGTCACCTACCGGCAGCGCCAGAGCGACCATCCCTTCCTGGCGGATCTGCTTAAGGCGGAGCCGCCGGCGGCGCCCGGTTCGGCGGCAGCAGCCGGGCAGCCGCTCTGGATCGTCAGCTGGGGCTTCGATGTGCCCGCCCTGCTGCGGCAGCTGCGCGGCCGCCCGGTGGCCTATCACGCCCACAGCAGCGGCTACGGCTTCTCTCTGCCGCCGGGGGTGCCGGTGCTGGCGGTGAGCCGCAACACGCTCGGCTACTGGGGTGATCGGGCTCCCCGCAACCCCCTCGCCCTGGTGCCGAATGCGCTGGATCCGATCTGGATCGAGCGGGGTGCCCGGGATCTGCCGCCCCCGCCGCAGGGTGAGCGGCGGCCGATCGACGTGCTCGTGCAGCGGCGCAAGAGCAGCCGTTATGTGCTGGAGCAGCTGGTGCCGGCCCTGCGTCGGCGGGGTCTGCGGGTGGAGGTGCAGAGCGGCTGGGTGGAGGACCTGGTCGGGCTGTTCAACAGCGCCACGGTGGTGCTCTACGACTCGGCCGACTACTGGCGCTCCCAGGGCGTGAGCGAGGGATTCGGCCTGCCGCCCCTGGAGGCCCTCGCCTGTGGCTGCGTGCTGTTCAGCAGCTTCAACCATGCCCTGGCCGACACCCTCGACCCGGGCCTGCTGGGCCATCAGATCGGCTGCGGCAGCCTGGCGGCCGACCTCGAGCGGATCAGTGCAGCCGTGGCCGATCCGGGGCGCTGGCGGCCGGCGCCGGAACGTCTGCAGCGGCAGCTGGAAGGCTGCAGTGAAGCGGCCCTGCTGGAGCGCTGGCGCCTGGCTCTGGCGCTGGTCGAGGCCCACTGGCAGCGCCTGCTCACGTCCGGGGCGGTGCCCCTGCGCAGTTCCTCGACGCTGCGGCTGCGGCTGGAGCGCCTGTTGGGGCGGATGCGCGAGCGGCTCGGCACGACGCTTGAGGCACGCCTGACGGGCCGCCCGAGGCTCTGA
- a CDS encoding glycosyltransferase family 2 protein: protein MGASDPAREGLSIVTVVMNRLAHLLDTAPRLSEWSVHREHLILDWSSDPPISRQSLPDDSRIRLVRVEGERLWHLTRAYNLAFRLAREPLILKLDADCWIDDPSSSWWPRLEAGSYQRSATGGGLNGIVLIRRQDFLAVGGFHEGLQGYGHDDKDLYGRLDRDLNGAALPVERLQTLEHGDAERVAAQRGLRRLRLGATGGRTPAARPDHLAALEAIARMEESKAINRLLAERWPWSCEQAHTRYESVGPERWRALPGSEPQAEPALMQQAGALGHRVYLSILLGLPERFLDQQIPQHDLERIRSWERVLQLQARLRLLLLLPLLRLGLRLQRALERLKRSAGRRGRS from the coding sequence ATGGGGGCTTCCGACCCTGCCCGTGAGGGGCTCAGCATCGTCACCGTCGTGATGAATCGTCTGGCTCACCTGCTCGACACCGCGCCCAGGCTCAGTGAATGGTCGGTGCACCGGGAACATCTGATTCTCGACTGGAGCAGCGATCCCCCGATTTCGCGACAGTCGCTGCCGGACGACTCCCGCATCCGCCTGGTGCGCGTCGAGGGGGAGCGCCTCTGGCATCTCACCAGGGCCTACAACCTGGCGTTCCGCCTGGCCCGGGAACCGCTGATTCTCAAGCTGGATGCCGATTGCTGGATCGACGATCCCTCCTCCTCGTGGTGGCCCCGGTTGGAGGCGGGCAGCTACCAGCGCTCCGCCACGGGGGGAGGTCTGAACGGCATCGTGTTGATCCGACGTCAGGACTTTCTGGCCGTCGGGGGCTTTCACGAGGGCCTGCAGGGTTATGGGCACGATGACAAGGATCTCTATGGACGCCTCGATCGCGACCTCAACGGTGCCGCTCTGCCCGTGGAGCGCCTGCAGACCCTGGAGCATGGCGATGCGGAGCGGGTGGCCGCCCAGCGAGGTCTCAGGCGTCTCAGGCTGGGAGCGACCGGTGGGCGGACCCCTGCCGCTCGTCCCGATCACCTGGCGGCCCTGGAGGCGATCGCACGCATGGAGGAGAGCAAGGCGATCAACCGCCTGCTGGCGGAGCGTTGGCCCTGGTCCTGTGAGCAGGCCCACACCCGTTACGAGTCGGTCGGGCCGGAGCGCTGGCGGGCTCTGCCCGGCTCGGAGCCACAGGCGGAGCCAGCCCTGATGCAGCAGGCTGGGGCCCTGGGGCACCGGGTCTACCTCTCCATCCTGCTGGGTCTGCCGGAGCGCTTTCTGGATCAGCAGATCCCGCAACACGATCTTGAACGGATCCGCAGCTGGGAGCGCGTCCTGCAGCTTCAGGCGCGTCTGCGCCTGCTCCTGCTCCTTCCTCTTCTGCGCCTGGGCCTGCGGCTGCAGCGCGCACTGGAGAGGCTGAAGCGCTCGGCGGGGCGTCGGGGGCGATCGTGA
- a CDS encoding ABC transporter ATP-binding protein has translation MSFLPSRRYRALLVLTPLSVLPGVIDLVTIAVVARLTGALIGVELLDVLPGVRIFGGNLVDQSFWLISIFILLSWTASGLRLALQYSQQRLTALIWRDLSDQIHHNVLYQRYSYHLLRSTAGLTSLIIGNVKAVSNGVINPILRMTSSIVSVLLLSIGIVFVGRWLSVVLILMLVVSYLGLSMFLTPYLRHASKQMVREDERSTHSLMESLASIRDIQLSNSEPYFQSHFVKTGERAQRYYWISAMIPIIPRQLIEPLGITLIFVFGAIPYLNSGDEGAIRRIIPMLAGLAIAAQKLTPPLQELFSSITLLRGSLPKIAKTVELLELPEPRLTLNSPGVLRTESVYPRHAISLKDAWYRYPRSEEWVLKGVNLNIPVGARVALVGATGSGKSTVAHLLLGLLDPQRGALELDGIGLDAYSRPSWQACCAQVPQHIQLLDDSIRANVAFGVEDEDIDDDRLWDALQSAQLADLVAEMPYGLLTPIGENGMKLSGGQRQRLALARAFYREAKFLLLDEATSALDNRTESFVIDAIETVGRRCTTVIIAHRLSTIVRCDRIYEFGNGCVKASGTYEELKNRSTSFRDLALLESATQ, from the coding sequence ATGAGCTTTCTGCCGTCTCGCCGATACCGGGCGTTACTTGTATTGACTCCGCTTTCCGTTCTGCCGGGGGTCATCGATCTTGTCACCATTGCTGTTGTCGCCAGGCTCACGGGGGCTCTGATCGGCGTGGAGCTTCTGGATGTGTTGCCGGGGGTTCGTATTTTTGGCGGCAATCTGGTTGATCAGAGCTTCTGGTTGATCTCGATTTTCATCCTGCTTTCCTGGACGGCTTCGGGGTTGCGACTGGCTCTTCAGTATTCACAGCAAAGACTGACCGCGCTAATCTGGCGTGACCTGTCCGACCAGATTCATCATAACGTTCTCTATCAGCGCTATTCCTATCATCTGCTCCGCAGCACCGCTGGGCTCACATCTCTGATCATCGGAAACGTCAAAGCTGTATCCAACGGTGTGATCAATCCCATCCTGCGGATGACCAGCAGCATCGTTTCCGTGCTGTTGCTGTCGATCGGCATTGTTTTTGTGGGCCGCTGGCTTTCGGTGGTTCTGATTCTCATGTTGGTCGTCTCCTATCTCGGCCTCTCCATGTTCCTGACCCCCTATCTGCGGCATGCGTCCAAGCAGATGGTGCGAGAGGACGAGCGCTCGACCCACTCTTTGATGGAGTCGCTGGCATCGATCAGAGATATCCAGCTGTCCAATTCGGAGCCCTATTTCCAAAGCCACTTTGTCAAGACGGGCGAGCGTGCCCAGCGTTATTATTGGATATCGGCCATGATTCCAATCATCCCCAGGCAGCTGATCGAGCCCTTGGGAATCACGCTGATCTTTGTGTTTGGTGCCATCCCCTATCTCAATAGTGGCGATGAGGGTGCCATCCGCCGGATCATCCCGATGCTGGCGGGCCTCGCCATTGCGGCCCAGAAGCTGACGCCACCGTTGCAGGAGCTGTTCTCCTCGATCACCTTGCTGCGTGGCAGCCTGCCGAAGATCGCCAAGACCGTTGAGCTCCTTGAGCTCCCGGAGCCAAGGCTGACCCTGAATTCACCAGGAGTCCTGCGCACCGAATCTGTCTATCCGCGCCATGCCATCAGTCTCAAAGATGCGTGGTATCGCTATCCACGCTCTGAAGAATGGGTGCTGAAAGGCGTCAATCTCAACATTCCGGTCGGTGCCCGGGTTGCCCTTGTCGGAGCCACGGGCAGCGGCAAGAGCACGGTCGCCCATCTGCTGCTTGGGTTGCTGGATCCTCAGCGTGGCGCTCTGGAGCTCGATGGAATTGGGCTCGATGCGTATTCGAGGCCATCCTGGCAGGCCTGCTGTGCCCAGGTGCCCCAGCACATCCAGCTCCTGGATGACAGCATCCGGGCCAACGTTGCTTTCGGCGTCGAAGATGAGGACATCGATGATGACCGACTCTGGGATGCGCTGCAATCGGCTCAGTTGGCTGATCTTGTGGCTGAAATGCCCTATGGGCTGCTCACTCCGATCGGCGAGAACGGCATGAAGCTTTCCGGAGGTCAGCGTCAGCGTCTCGCTCTGGCGAGGGCTTTCTACAGAGAGGCGAAGTTTCTGTTGCTCGATGAGGCCACCAGCGCCTTGGATAACCGTACCGAATCATTCGTGATTGATGCGATTGAAACTGTCGGCCGCCGCTGTACCACCGTCATCATTGCCCATCGGTTGAGCACCATTGTGCGTTGTGACCGCATCTATGAATTTGGCAATGGATGCGTGAAGGCCTCGGGAACCTACGAGGAACTCAAGAATCGATCCACATCGTTTCGCGATCTGGCGTTGCTTGAATCGGCAACCCAATAG